tattaaagatgaacagtgaattcaacaacgtaatttttaatcacacagccaactcaagatgattaaaaccaagatttttaatgctatttttaaaaaatttctgacatcgagcctacgacaagtcgaacaagacgataagtcgggtgctctgcttcagaggaaaaaaataccgactaatcgtcgggaaaatacggtacaTCGACATagtttgttaatttcaagcggaaatatacatattaaaattcattttcacttAAAGGAagaataaaatatcactaaataaatagatttcatgtttgttataaagtggtaactaaggtggccatcttgaatttgatgcttagtataaaatatttaggctacgaatatctacctagcggctaggctagcttacCGTTAAACTACATAGCCCTATGTAGCAggtacgatcttgaacgcagccctgtTGTTTTGTGTCTGCCTAAATATTGGTCTGTCGGTGAACCAAAATCTTTTCTTAATGTAatcaacaaacaatttttttataacaatcaaCTTTATGTAATGTTATTAACTTTCTTTCAGAATGATTCAACAGTTTAATGTCGACTTTGATAAAAGCATCGAAGGTTCTGGAACAGAGATTAACACCCGAGAATTGTCAGGGGGGGCCAAAATCAACAGGATATTTCACGAACGCTTTCCTTTTGAGCTGGTCAAGGTATGCATAGTTGTAGATACCATTTCATATGGTCTagtaatgaaaaatgacattttacatTGTACAATTATTCCCATTGGATGTTTcagttttattgatatatatctGTTTTAactcattttcttttatttatttgtagatTGAATTTGATGAGCGTGAACTCAGGAAAGAAATTAGTATAGCCATCAGAAACATCCATGCTATCAGGTAGTTCTTTTAAGATATTGTACTTGTACTTTTTGGCTGTAGTTTCACTGCTTGCAtatttgtgtacatgtaaaatacatgtgaaatacagtaaaacacggttatacaaacacgcttataatgaattgacacttacagcaaagtgattttcattccctttGACTGTATTACACGTTGTAAACTTCacaagtataacaaaatacgtTTATTTCGAATCAAAATCGCCTGTCCTTGTCACTTTGTTAAgtatgttttactgtatgtcTGTTCATGTGAATATTTTAAGACAAAGAGCAACAAATACATCATCTatcattaatttgatttactttTTCTTCAGAACTGGTCTCTTTACTCCAGATAAAGCCTTTGAGGCTATAGTAAAGGAATACATCAAGAAACTAAAACAGCCATCTCTGAAGGCTGTGGATATGGTGGTTACAGAGTTAACAAATGTTGTACACAAGTGCACAGAAAAGGTATGGAGTACTTGGTTCTGATTCTTGCTGAAAGTCATGTTTGGTTATAAAATCAAGATAAATTTATcagtgaaaaagaaagaaatcaacATTATGAAAATAGAAACGCTAATTTAATTAACCTATAAATACGTCAATGAAATACTTGTATTATAGAATGagaattgtgtaatttttttcacacaagAGAAGAGCTGATTACTGTCAGTTAAAATCCTCCATGAACTTGTTTTGATCAGATGAGCAGATATCCCAGGCTACGAGACGAGACAGAAAGTATTGTTAACAACCGCATCAGGGAACGTGAGATGGTTGCTAAGGAACAGCTCTTGATGCATGTAGAATTTGAGCTGGCTTACATAAACACCAACCATGAAGATTTTATTGGATTTGCCAAGTAAGTGATAAAGCAAACGTTTTAGACTTTAAGTTAGTAATCCATACATTGTGtatggaattttctttttacctTTTTGATATGAAAGATTAAATATGGACTAAAAACAGATCAATTTACATCTGGTTTGGTTCTTTTTGTGTAATTatattgaatgaatatttttagtAGAGACATGAGCTTCAagaaatattactttgtttCAATTTGTATGAAATTTCAAGATTGAttgtatgataaaattataCTCAGTTCTTTTGACCAATGCTGTTGTATTTAAATGTTGTAATCTTGTTCCACAACATGGTACAGGCCATGAAACACAGGCAAGATGTTAAAACCAATTACTTTAGGCCTCAAAGAGCCCCTGTTTTTTGATGACTGGTTTTATTGTAGCGCGGATCAAGCTGTGAGACAAGAAAGGAAGAAAGTCACCAATCAGGTACTAATCTTGTAGTTTCTATCTTTGACTCACATAAAACTGATCATCATTTCAGTGCCCATAACAAAGCCGAAAATAAGGAAAGGAAAAAAGTTGGAAATCAGGTATTTCAATCCTTATCTTTTACATTCTTTATCCAATCGCACTCTTGTCATCTTGCCACCTTCCACAGTATATCAGGTATTTCTCACTTTTTCATTCTGTACAGagtattttttgtaaaagttgAAATGTACGGTTTATAAATAATGCtataataatatgaaatgttttatataacatatatgaacctaattaaatatatgtatgggTATTGTTATAGAGTAACGGTACTTATAATATAAATTGATTTCTGAAATGAATAATTACAGTATACCAAGGCAAGTTTGTATTTACAAGAATTTTCAGTAACAAAAGTTTACTGGTAATGAATATGAATCTACTTATCTAATACAAATCTTAACCCATAGTATCTTATATTGATAATATTACTCCTTCTTGCAAAGTATTTAATTACTGATTCAGAAGCATTAGTCACTATAGCATTGATTTAAACTTaatcttgatattaattaacAAATGAGTGATTGATTGTATGATGAAAACATTtcttaacattgatttttaaataaaaattaaactgtcTTTGTCAACTTTGTGTCTCAAATGCATTCTCACCATTTTCCTCCTAAAACCTACATTAGTTTTTCATAACTTTCCCACCTTCAACATTTCATTGACATTTTCTCACTCAAAATAAGCTCTAGTTTgaacagaaaaaatacatgactgtatatcTGGCCCTTTGGCCATAAAAGTTGGACAAGCtaacttttgatctcagtctcactctTCCACTATATACTGTATATTCCATTTGTGAAAGTGAGACTTGGATAAAAGGTGAGTTTGTCTAAGTTTTGTGGTCCCCAGGCCTACTGGTGATTACAAGTAAGGTTACTGAGGAACACGAATGCTTAATGCCTTGATAAATTCTGTATTGAATTACCTTTTTTGTAGGTGATACGTAAGGGATATCTGACTCTACACAACATCAGCTTCATGAAGGGAGGCTCCAAGGACTTCTGGTTTGTGCTGACAGCTGAAAGCATCTCCTGGTACAAGGATGAAGAGGTAGGCTGAACAAATTTCTATCCCTCGGGTGAATGAGAATGATTTTCAagtccaatttttgaaaaaacttaccgtattcaaattcattttatataaactaactattaaaatgaaaattatctaaatttaaataattacttattgttcatataattaaaatgtaattgtaattgatGTGACTTAAATTTatcttcatttacatgtaccatatcaGAATCTATAATGTATCATCAAATATGCTTATACTTTCACATGTTGCATTGCAGAagaatgttatatattttaaattgcttGCATTTTTTACTCGGCATACCAAAACTCTATACAGCTGGACTGTTGATATGTTTATTAAGGATTATGATAAAAGTTTTTCTCTCTCTGTCAAAGTTTGAGAGTTTTGAGGGTACTAAACTTGTGTTTATGTACaggaaaagttttaaaaaagaagaaaatttatatGTTTATGCTTAAATTGGAACAAAAAGCAAAAGTGGCTTGGGCAATGCTTTACAGTATAGAGAAAAATTAAAAGCTGTATATAGTATTGTGTGCTCTTTTCAACATACATTGAATTAAACGTACAAATTAAATCACCCTGTCCACCGTAAATAGATCCCCCATGTATTCACCTCCACAATGAAATCACCACTCGCATGCTATGCATTTGTCactgaatttaaacaaaaaaatatgtagcTATCCTAGCACCACATTGGTAATTATTAacttgctattttttttaattcctagTCTATTTAAGTTTCAGTCCCTgctaaatttttgaaatggtcatgtgattttgttttaacTGCTATTTTGTTTAGTTGTTGGCCCTGCATGACAAGCACCGTGCTATGTAACCCAATACGGTTTATACCCTGGATTTTGTAAATGTGTTGGGTTATTGTGAATTGTGATATTTAACAGATTTGTCAGTCTGATTAAATCCacccccttctccttacactcgtcAGGGTCTGACAAGTATCGATAGGAGGTCATCTTTTTACAACCTTTACTTCTGACAAATCAGGGAAGGACTTTCACtgctttaaaaaatctattggaactcttcaaaggagttatattaataaatttatccTTGTTATTTTTGTTACCTCCAGTATGTAAGGTTGCACCTCTCATAAAACAGATGAAAGCATGTCTGTGATTGGTTGGGAATATTTAGATTGTATGCAAATGTAAGGGTCATGTGAATATAACCTTTTATTGATACCTGTCAGACCCTGACGAGTTTAAGGAGAAGGGgtggttttaatcagactgcAGATTTGGAATGTGCTGAAAAAGAAATGCAATTGCATATTAAAATTTTGTCAAGCATGAAGAATTTGAATTTGCAGGAGAAAGACAAGAAATTTATGTTATCAGTGGAGAATTTAAGAGTGCGGGATGTAGAAGCAGGAATTCTGAACAAACGGCCCACATTTGCTCTGTATTCAAGTGAAAATAGGTATATACAGGCAGCGAATGGAAACAAGCATTTCCATGGCTCCCTATCTGCCAATCATACGCATATAAATAGCAGGGCTCTCTGTGTGCTTTTGTGTTGTactctttaattttgttttattgcatGGTTTCATGATATGTAGAGTAGAAGACACTTCAAGTTTAAAACCCTCTTATTTGTGcaattcaacttttaaaaaaaaactaaaaaaaaacttcttcttcctaataggcacttatgaatttaaaattaagaagcTCTTGCATGGTACACTGTGAGCTAATTAAAACACTGACAGAGAGTATTTACTGTAGGAAAAAATGGAAGGGTGCAATTATGGGGTGTAAATTGAGATAAGATTGCATTAGGGATGACAGTATCTAGGGAAACAATTAgctcattaaaattaaactgaaATTGAGGTAATTTGCCCAGTGTTCAGAATGAAAGTAACTTAAGTTAGCATCTACAAAATACTATGGATGAATGACAAACACCCCACCCTGCCTGCCAGTGTAGGACCCTCCCTGCTCAACCCAACTCACGATCAGTCTCACACTAACTGCCCCACCCTCCCACTAACTCGAGCATTTGGCACAGGTGCATATTTGACACACTTCTCCAAACAGATTGTAAATAACAGAGATCACTGGCAATTATTCTAGGAGAAAGAGAAGAAGTATGTGTTGACAGTGGACGGCCTTTTAGTCCGAGATATCCCAGACTCGGGTTTTGTGAATAAGAAAAAGTCATTTGCACTCTTTCACCAAGATAACAGGTCGGGATACTAGTATTAGTGACTGCACTTTTCTTGTGCTACTCGTCTTGTCTCCTGTGTCCTGTTACTAAACCCTTGTTGCTTTTTTTATGTTCCCAATTTTTTCACCTGTGGAATAGAAATGGTGgaaattaattttgttgtttttaataataacCAGAAGACTaggaacaatttttttcctctttGAATTTTGATATGTGTTGTTTTTAGTCACTCATCATCATTATGTGTGAAAACATTGCACCTCATTTAAACCTCGTTGTTTTCAACACATGACCATTCGTGCCCCCACAAAAACTTGGCCTCATATTGAGCTGTATGGCATGGTTGTGGGCCAGTGTAACGTTCAGCTTTTATTAACATTATCAATGTGACGTCTGTAACTCCGTGGGTGTTAACATTCCATCTCTCCCCTAGGATCTCACGCTCCACTGACTCGGCAGCAGCGAGACTCACCTTTTTTCAGACACACGTCTGCATTATCACAACATTTTAACGcatgtttgaatgttgaaattTCCAggaaaaagagaagaaatttaTGATACCCCTCGATGGTCTGAAAGTGAAAGATCTGGAGAGCGGTCTGTTTACTAAACACTGTTTTGCATTGTTTAACCCCGACTCTGGCAGGTATGTGATGGAACCAGAGACAGCCTTTCTGTGTTTTCATCCTCACTTCAACCTCGTCATTACTCGGACTTACTTTCTTCATATTGCTAACGGGACTTGTTTGAGATATGCTGTGTATTCATCCTAATTCCTGCATGAGCATGGCTTGGGGTGTTACTGCGATCATTGCCTAGCTGTTGTATTCATGCTAATGCTCATCATTATTCTgtacatttaattatatttactttaGTGGAGAAGAAAAATCTAGTGCACCTGAATATACCGGTAGCTGATGCATTTAGTATTCATGTAATCAATTAATAGCATTGTAgacttgtacatgtaaactaTGATAGTTTTTCTAGAAAGTCTCTAAGTATCTGTACAAGGAAAATTCTATGCTACCTTGTAAATTTCACTTTCATCACTCAAGGAATTAACAAGACTAATATGATATGATAGTAGGTGATTAATTTTTCTTCATTCACTACAATTAGTGTGTGATGGATTATCTGTCAATGGATTACTGAATAACAGAGTGTGAGGGGTTAGTGGCTGTTAATGTACATGGCTGATTAATTCAGGAACCTGAGACATATCAACAGACTCAAGCATGCCTCAGAGGGTGGATCAAATTGCATGAGTGTGAGCTCTGTGctcaacattatcaatttttcaataagctgacattattttttttattgcagtgGGAAGAGGTTtaacaactctctctctctctctctctctctctctctctctctctctctctctctctctctctctcatcattcATGTTCAAGCTATTGTATATACTTGCTGCATTTAGTAGAAAAAAGATTACcagtgtcatataatattttgcaatattgaacccgggaccaCAGATACTATAAATTCTGGGAAAAGCAATTCAGCACTGAAAATAATAAGATTCAGTCATAGGAAATTGAAATGATAATTTCAGAGAGctttaaaagagcttttgctTATAACATTGTGTATTGTGTATTCatatttcatgtacatataaaaagaatttattgAACTTTTAACTCAGTAAATACATTCTGAGATCAGATATctagataatttttaattttgacagATGTTATAATGCTCTGTGCTGCTGCCTTGCTAGTGTACACCTACTGTCGATTAAAAagatcttttatatatatttattatgtatttattgTCAAACATAAGCCAGTTTGCCAATAAGAATGACATCGTATTAAGTTAAAATTTGTATGTTCTCTTaagtttaaattatatataatgtgtCATCTcatgttgatgttttaaaatttgtatgcatATATTATAAGAATATATGAAATTCCCTCTTCTAATAGACTTTTCTCTTAAAATTGATGACTAATTTTATTATCTCTGCTGTTTGATTAGTAATAAAAGGGAGGGGGTTTATGAGAAATTGCAGCTTTATTGGTTGGTTGAGTTAATGCCTGTGACAGGTACAGCAGGGCAGGGATTCTGGGATTACTGTTTACCTGCCCAGTACCTGCGTCTATATTACCAGATTCCACACATTTCTGTTCCTCTTGCTGCCTTGTTTTATTTCTGTTCACCTCCATATTATCTTTGTGTTACGCATCATACCTTCATTGTATATGAGTTACTTTATTGAAAAATGTGTCTCTCTTTGAATTTTGTCAatagaaatttgaatttaataatgattggagacatgaattttaaattctaaaaaaaaaaaatataattcagaacaaagttattttttccttcaaaatattgttgattataatgtacatgtatttattcaaatgcaaaaatttttaatgtgagaatattaaaatatatgaagtCATAATTGATTGGTTCTGTAGGAATGTATACAAGGACTACAAACAGCTTGAACTGTCAGCGGAAAACCAGGAGGAGGTCGACAGTTGGAAGGCCTCCCTGCTCAGGGCGGGGGTGTACCCCGACCGATCCCAGAACGACGAGGAGAGAAAGGTGAGGACCCAACCATCAGTCATGATGGAGGTCTTACAGTGTGATGCTATGTAGTATTAGTAGTTTTTCTGatgatcattttattttttaaaatatgggtATGCCTTTAAACTTTAGGACAAGTCGCGTTCGGTAAGTCCTTCCATCTGTCTATCTTTCTGTCTATATTCCTAAAACTTAAACCTTCTCCTGATTTATGAAATGTAGCTGGTTAATCTTCAGACTTAGTGACCGTGAATGTTAAGGACAAAGTAATTCAAGGTCATTCAGTCGAAGCAGATGATGGTTATTTACTAAGTTCTAGGTGATCATTATGCTAGTAATTTAATTGGTGGATTCAATAGGGTTGGCAATAGCTAACTGATTAACTGGTAAGTGGTAGCTTGGTCTGGTAATTTAAGTGGTATCCTGGTCAAAACAGTGGTATATTGGTTATGGGTTACATAACCGCTAATTGGTaatagttgtaaaaaaaaattttaaaattggtatATTTTAAGACAATTCCTTGATTTTCTGATCCCAAGAGATGTTGATATTTAATCAAGTTAAATTGGAGAGAATCAAGGTCCCAGGGCTTATTGGAACTATGGAAAGAAAGTGGTCATTGGATGTAAATTATAAACGCTGTTGTTTACACCTGTCACTGACCTAATGTTCAACTTTACATAATTAATGATCAGAACAATTACTGAGTTATGATTgttattatacatatttattataaagctactttcaatatatattttataccattttttgaaacttatattaccagagacataaataacagaaatTGGCAACCGATCGAAATCTCGCGAAATCCAAGGTCCCTATTGTAAAGTGTTtccagtttaaatcagtatatctttctaataaacaattacATCGAAATACAAACAGCTAAAATctattaccaaaacattcaaataaattatattttcatgagtttatgtcatataaaaaatattaaaagaggagttTTAGGAGGCAGTCGGCCACCCGCCATCCGAGATTTCGTCAATATGGCTGGCccatatattttctatatattaatcttatttttcaatattttgtttcaaaaatgtccaAAACCTATGCACACTTTTcgttaaaacaatatacttttggtttaagatcattatctaagtttactaaaatgtagttctcaaagtaaggttggtcccgtaccatttttcaacaacaaatcacgctaatggcggagttgcctatctctgttatttatgtctctgatattaCATATAtctgtacatatttattttctatattggGCACATTACAGCTACGATTCTAATGGATATTTTAAATGGCAGCTTTAGTTCTTTTCTGCAAAGACAAACTTTTACCATGGGAACTACATTGATATCTGATATGTGGTCAGAAAACTTTAGAAATTTGCATGCATATGCTAGTttgatattagttttttttattaatactaattatgatattaaaattcaaattatgttCTGATTAATGAACagactatttttgtttttgacagtATTTTATCTGACATCTGTAGTAGTGtggatttttaatgaaaaaaaaaccccagttaCATATATGTGTCATATAGCTGTGCTTTTTGATATGATTAAACAGTAAATTGGTGGTACCTGTAACAAGTTGTGATGAACTGATTAGCAATACTGATATCAGTTGCCATCCCTACGAAATGTAGTGCTATCAAACAGAACTCGGGGCTTAGTGCTAACAAACTCAGCTTTTTAATGAGGTCTGCATTGGATATATATACTGTAACTATGCTTAAAAGACATAGAATAGAGTGGTGAGACTGAGATTTTCCCATTGCACTGTATATTATTGATAGATAATTCAAACCCTGGAGTCTTGTTGTATTGCAGGGAAAAGATGACATGGGCTCTATGGACCCTCAGTTGGAACGACAAGTGGAGACCATCAGGAACTTGGTGGAATCCTACATGAAGATTGTCAACAAAACTCAGAGAGACCATGTTCCCAAATGCATTATGTCAATCATTGTGAACGATGTAAGTACATGCAGGTAGAGTTAATTGTTCATCTAGTGTAATCACAAGTCTCATATTTAGAATTGTGGAGTACTAGTTAGAGGgatttttttgtgtaaagaATGTGTTTAGATGTGAAATTACCAGAGACTGCAATAACAagtataaaacattgatttttactaTTCTATGCAGGTGAAAGATTTCATTGGTGCTGACCTTCTAGCTCACCTTTACTCCACAACAGAGCAGGTAAGTTGTTACATTAGTACTGGTACACTAGTTGTAGTTTACAGTACCTTTGTATTAGTGAAGCATGTATGATGGCATATGATTTTGAATGGTTAGGGATCACTGATGGAAGAGTCTGCTGAAGAGGCACAGAGGAGAGACGAGCTGATTCGTATGTACAGCGTGACCAAGGAGGCGCTGAGTATCATCGGGGACATCACCATGAACACTAACTCCACCCCTGTACCCCCACCTGTAGACGATGAATGGCTCAAAGTCGACCAATCTGTACAAAATGGGTGAGTCATGTGCAAATCAGTTAGTGTTTCCCCATGGAAATTTTTTATGCATGGGAGGAAAAAGTCTGAATTGGAGCACGTTGCTGCATAAATCGTCCCATGTGCGGgtgttgaaatacatgtaccataattaTTGATTATTGCTAGCACATGTAAGAGGTAATagaatttcaatttttgcaAAATGGTACAAATATTAAACTAATTTTGTTAATCAACAATGAGATACTTTTAGTTTATATTACAAGAATTTTCAAGATGACATTTTCCATTGGATGTAGAAAACTAAAATATCCCTTCTTAATTTAGAAGACCAAATTCTCGGCCATCTTCTCCGAAGCCTGGACGAGCTCCACCCCCACCACTGCCCAACCGACCGGGCAGTGCTCCCCCACAGAATGTCCCAGCGAGGCCCGCACCAAACATTCCATCCAGACCGGCGCCTAATGCGCCTGGTGGACTCAGTGCATCCAACGCAGCAGCGGTGGCGAACATGATGGGAGCTAACGTTCCTCCCATTCCAGCGTAAGTGTCCTCATTATTGGAGAGATTTCATACAGTTTAAAGGATGAAGTATATGTTGTTTACTCCTTCCCAATGGAAACCTTCAGAAATCTTTTGTTacttattgaattgtatttGTATCAAATTTGAGCTGAACTTTGTCTAATGCCTatccaaaatatgtttttaaaaaaaaattgaacacttGTACTCAGTGGGTGGAGAAGGGTGTATTTGGTTCAGTTGACTTGAGCCCTATTTCTTTCAGATTGTTTTAGATACTTGTATGTGAAGTTTAACATTGATTTCACAGAGTATTTGGTGTACGGTGCACTTTATAGATATTGTTATAGATTATAATGTAGCCATATGGttgaaaaatcatgattcaCTGAATGCTGGCTGGTGTTTTACAAATGGAAACAAAAGTGTAACATGCTCTTTTTAATGTAATGATTTCTATGAAATACCTTGTTTGTATGATTGACACACTGCAATTGAGTGGTTAAAAGTAGTACATCtacttttatttcataaattgtcaTATACAGCATACTAATCTGTGGCTAAAGAGAACCCATTAaaagttttttcaaatttacaacatgggcacctttatctttttttacaGGAAATATGATGTGCAAATAGATCGGAAAACAGCACAGAAAGGGTTAGACACAAAGCACATCTTTCCAGTAGCTCACTCTCTGTTTGACTGTTCTAGTTGATACTAACAGTCCTGAAATCTTTGTACAgccaaataaaatataacaaaatccTATGTTTCTTAAATCTCAGGGACTGGTAAAATTTACTGTCACCAAAATGGAAACTCTCCAAATTTAATTTCCACAACAACTTATCAAAGCACATTATTTCCTTATGTATTTGCTTTCTAACATTTTGACTTTGTATATGGAGGGTTAAAACTTATATCTACCTGTATAAACCCCATATGAACTGTATTAACAGAAAGTgagaacatttatttacaaacagCTAGAGGTGTTGGCCAGACTTGGGGGGAGTTAGTAGCTGCTGGCATGGTCTGCCATTTTAGAACATGTGCTATAGAGCTCAACTACCAGAAATCCTTTGTATTTCACAAAACTAAGAAAACTTCATCTTTTTTTAACCCctccccctccaaaaaaaaaattctttttaaaatagagATTAAATCGTATATAtagtattttaatttgattaagaTGCTAGCTTTAAAATCCCCTCTCATCACCATATTAAGTTGAGTTATTTTTGTTATCCTATGCATATGTTGTCCCAGACTTTCAATGATGAAAATGTTCTTGTGGCGCATTAGTTACTTGTAGCTGTTAAAAACTTGTATGTCTAAGGAAGATTTTATTTGTAGAACTTATTTgcttcaaaattcaaatattccACCTTTCCATATATAAATACTATTGAGATCAATATATTTACAGCCTTAGTTAATTCAAATTGATAGTATTTATACACTTTCAGTGTATACTGACAATCCTAATTAACTGTATTGATAATGCATCATCAACATATAAACATGGGATATGGCCTAAAGCACATGTTCAGAATGGCCTATTGCTTTGCTGTTCATAGAAAATCAACTATACATTTAAGAGCTGAATTTGTAATGGTAtttcttgcttttattttatagaatttctTGGAGTATTTTCATGTCTCAGCAATTATCTGTAGTCTTTCTGCAGTATATTGATGTCAAATGGAAATCATTTATGAATGTTTTCGTGTGACACATTTTGCATGCATGTGGTTTTTGCTTTTGAATGGcatttttcaaagtttatatATGCATTGAAATTTGTTGGTTTAACAATTAATGCACATGTTGATTTCTGAGACTTTTGTTATTCATAACACTAATCAATCTCTCCCTTCTTGTGGCCAATAAGTCAGGGGTGGTCATGTTTAGAAGATAAGTGTAGTACATTAAAATCGCCTATATGCCTATTTTGGTAGGTATAAAGTTAATAAAACCTGAGTTTGTTGGAAAGGGTATATAGGGTTATAATTTGAATTGGCCAGTTTTTAATCACCATagatttatttaaggaataagcaATCATTATGTATTAtggggtgatcaaatacggtagGGGGTAAAATATCAAGGAATtagtattacaaaatatattacatccagGCAGTTGATGATTGTGAGCTTTTACATTCCAAGTAAATCCAACAGTAAAGGAACATTACTGGCCATTAGCAGATTCTATTAACATCCTTTATTTATCTCTGTGACATTCAAGTAACCAACTAACAAACTAAAGTCCTCTCTTGTGTACTTAATAAACActttttgtatttgaatttataatctagtaaaaaaaagatagctctgttatatatatatacatatatatttaagtcACCAGGCTCGCAACTTTTGT
The nucleotide sequence above comes from Magallana gigas chromosome 2, xbMagGiga1.1, whole genome shotgun sequence. Encoded proteins:
- the LOC105328720 gene encoding dynamin-1 isoform X3, with protein sequence MAGNVGMEQLIPIVNRLQDAFASLGLPLSLDLPQIAVVGSQSAGKSSVLENFVGRDFLPRGSGIVTRRPLVLQLINSNTEYAEFLHKKGSCFTDFAEVRKEIEAETDRVTGHNKGISNIPINLRVYSPHVLNLTLIDLPGMTRVAIGDQPQDIEMQIRAMLLEFITKDSCLILAVSPANTDLANSDALKIAKEVDPQGLRTIGVITKLDLMDKGTDAREILENKTLPLRRGYVGVVNRSQQDIDGRKDIRAALAGERKFFLSHPSYRHMADRMGTPYLQRVLNQQLTNHIRDVLPTLRNKLQSQLLSMEKDVQEFKNYRPDDPSRKTKAMMQMIQQFNVDFDKSIEGSGTEINTRELSGGAKINRIFHERFPFELVKIEFDERELRKEISIAIRNIHAIRTGLFTPDKAFEAIVKEYIKKLKQPSLKAVDMVVTELTNVVHKCTEKMSRYPRLRDETESIVNNRIREREMVAKEQLLMHVEFELAYINTNHEDFIGFANAHNKAENKERKKVGNQVIRKGYLTLHNISFMKGGSKDFWFVLTAESISWYKDEEEKDKKFMLSVENLRVRDVEAGILNKRPTFALYSSENRNVYKDYKQLELSAENQEEVDSWKASLLRAGVYPDRSQNDEERKDKSRSGKDDMGSMDPQLERQVETIRNLVESYMKIVNKTQRDHVPKCIMSIIVNDVKDFIGADLLAHLYSTTEQGSLMEESAEEAQRRDELIRMYSVTKEALSIIGDITMNTNSTPVPPPVDDEWLKVDQSVQNGRPNSRPSSPKPGRAPPPPLPNRPGSAPPQNVPARPAPNIPSRPAPNAPGGLSASNAAAVANMMGANVPPIPAKYDVQIDRKTAQKGWNVGQAVGSAYMRNRPGSQANVPRIPERPSIPSRPNMN
- the LOC105328720 gene encoding dynamin-1 isoform X1 codes for the protein MAGNVGMEQLIPIVNRLQDAFASLGLPLSLDLPQIAVVGSQSAGKSSVLENFVGRDFLPRGSGIVTRRPLVLQLINSNTEYAEFLHKKGSCFTDFAEVRKEIEAETDRVTGHNKGISNIPINLRVYSPHVLNLTLIDLPGMTRVAIGDQPQDIEMQIRAMLLEFITKDSCLILAVSPANTDLANSDALKIAKEVDPQGLRTIGVITKLDLMDKGTDAREILENKTLPLRRGYVGVVNRSQQDIDGRKDIRAALAGERKFFLSHPSYRHMADRMGTPYLQRVLNQQLTNHIRDVLPTLRNKLQSQLLSMEKDVQEFKNYRPDDPSRKTKAMMQMIQQFNVDFDKSIEGSGTEINTRELSGGAKINRIFHERFPFELVKIEFDERELRKEISIAIRNIHAIRTGLFTPDKAFEAIVKEYIKKLKQPSLKAVDMVVTELTNVVHKCTEKMSRYPRLRDETESIVNNRIREREMVAKEQLLMHVEFELAYINTNHEDFIGFANAHNKAENKERKKVGNQVIRKGYLTLHNISFMKGGSKDFWFVLTAESISWYKDEEEKEKKYVLTVDGLLVRDIPDSGFVNKKKSFALFHQDNRNVYKDYKQLELSAENQEEVDSWKASLLRAGVYPDRSQNDEERKDKSRSGKDDMGSMDPQLERQVETIRNLVESYMKIVNKTQRDHVPKCIMSIIVNDVKDFIGADLLAHLYSTTEQGSLMEESAEEAQRRDELIRMYSVTKEALSIIGDITMNTNSTPVPPPVDDEWLKVDQSVQNGRPNSRPSSPKPGRAPPPPLPNRPGSAPPQNVPARPAPNIPSRPAPNAPGGLSASNAAAVANMMGANVPPIPAKYDVQIDRKTAQKGWNVGQAVGSAYMRNRPGSQANVPRIPERPSIPSRPNMN